In a single window of the Pongo abelii isolate AG06213 chromosome 1, NHGRI_mPonAbe1-v2.0_pri, whole genome shotgun sequence genome:
- the IKBKE gene encoding inhibitor of nuclear factor kappa-B kinase subunit epsilon isoform X2: protein MQSTANYLWHTDDLLGQGATASVYKARNKKSGELVAVKVFNTTSYLRPREVQVREFEVLRKLNHQNIVKLFAVEETGGSRQKVLVMEYCSSGSLLSVLESPENAFGLPEDEFLVVLRCVVAGMNHLRENGIVHRDIKPGNIMRLVGEEGQSIYKLTDFGAARELDDDEKFVSVYGTEEYLHPDMYERAVLRKPQQKAFGVTVDLWSIGVTLYHAATGSLPFIPFGGPRRNKEIMHRITTEKPAGAIAGAQRRENGPLEWSYTLPITCQLSLGLQSQLVPILANILEVEQAKCWGFDQFFAETSDILQRVVVHVFSLSQAVLHHIYIHAHNTIAIFQEAVHKQTSVAPRHQEYLFEGHLCVLEPSVSAQHIAHTTASSPLTLFSTAIPKGLAFRDPALDIPKFVPKVDLQADYNTAKGVLGAGYQALRLARALLDGQELMLRGLHWVMEVLQATCRRTLEVARTSLLYLSSSLGTERFSSVAGTPEIQELKAAAELRSRLRTLAEVLSRCSQNITETQESLSSLSRELVKSRDQVHEDRSIQQIQCCLDKMNFIYKQFKKSRMRPGLGYNEEQIHKLDKVNFSHLAKRLLQVFQEECVQKYQASLVTHGKRMRSGPLSIPCLCEHWPLLRREDNFPRATMF, encoded by the exons AAATCCGGAGAGCTGGTTGCTGTGAAGGTCTTCAACACCACCAGCTACCTGCGGCCCCGCGAGGTGCAGGTGAGGGAGTTTGAGGTCCTGCGGAAGCTGAACCACCAGAACATCGTCAAGCTCTTTGCGGTGGAGGAGACG GGGGGAAGCCGGCAGAAGGTACTGGTGATGGAGTACTGCTCCAGTGGGAGCCTGCTGAGCGTGCTGGAGAGCCCTGAGAACGCCTTTGGGCTGCCTGAGGATGAGTTCCTGGTGGTGCTGCGCTGTGTGG TGGCCGGCATGAACCACCTGCGGGAGAACGGCATCGTGCATCGCGACATCAAGCCCGGGAACATCATGCGCCTCGTGGGGGAGGAGGGGCAGAGCATCTACAAGCTGACAGACTTCGGGGCCGCCCGGGAGCTGGATGATGATGAGAAGTTCGTCTCGGTCTACGGGACTGAGGAGTACCTG CATCCCGACATGTATGAGCGGGCGGTGCTTCGAAAGCCCCAGCAAAAAGCGTTCGGGGTGACTGTGGATCTCTGGAGCATTGGAGTGACCTTGTACCATGCAGCCACTGGCAGCCTGCCCTTCATCCCCTTCGGTGGACCCCGGCGGAACAAGGAGATCAT GCACCGGATCACCACAGAGAAGCCGGCTGGGGCCATTGCAGGTGCCCAGAGGAGGGAGAACGGGCCCCTGGAGTGGAGCTACACCCTCCCCATCACCTGCCAGCTGTCACT ggggctgcAGAGCCAGCTGGtgcccatcctggccaacatcctGGAGGTGGAGCAGGCCAAGTGCTGGGGCTTCGACCAGTTCTTTGCGGAGACCAGTGACATCCTGCAGCGAGTTGTCGTCCATGTCTTCTCCCTGTCCCAGGCAGTCCTGCACCACATCTATATCCATGCCCACAACAC GATAGCCATTTTCCAGGAGGCCGTGCACAAGCAGACCAGTGTGGCCCCCCGGCACCAGGAGTACCTCTTTGAGGGTCACCTCTGTGTCCTCGAGCCCAGCGTCTCAGCACAGCACATCGCCCACACGACAGCAAGCAGCCCCCTGACCCTTTTCAGCACAGCCATCCCCAAGGGGCTGGCCTTCAGGGACC CTGCTCTGGACATCCCCAAGTTCGTCCCCAAAGTGGACCTGCAGGCGGATTACAACACGGCCAAG GGTGTGTTGGGCGCCGGCTACCAGGCCCTGCGGCTGGCGCGGGCCCTGCTGGATGGGCAGGAGCTAATGTTGCGGGGGCTGCACTGGGTCAT GGAGGTGCTCCAGGCCACATGCAGACGGACTCTAGAAGTGGCAAGGACATCCCTCCTCTACCTCAGCAGCAGCCTGGGAACCGAGAG GTTCAGCAGCGTGGCTGGAACACCTGAGATCCAGGAACTGAAGGCGGCCGCAGAACTGAGGTCCAGGCTGCGGACT CTAGCTGAGGTCCTCTCCAGATGCTCCCAAAATATCacggagacccaggagagcctgAGCAGCCTGAGCCGGGAGCTGGTGAAGAGCCGGGATCAGGTACATGAGGACAGAAG CATCCAGCAGATTCAGTGCTGCTTGGACAAGATGAACTTCATCTACAAACAGTTCAAGAAGTCTAGGATGAGGCCAG GGCTTGGCTACAACGAGGAGCAGATTCACAAGCTGGATAA GGTGAATTTCAGTCATTTAGCCAAAAGACTCCTGCAGGTGTTCCAGGAGGAGTGCGTGCAGAAGTATCAAGCGTCCTTAGTCACGCACGGCAAGAGGATGAG ATCAGGCCCACTCTCCATCCCCTGCCTGTGTGAACATTGGCCCCTCCTGAGAAGAGAGGACAATTTCCCGCGTGCTACCATGTTCTGA
- the IKBKE gene encoding inhibitor of nuclear factor kappa-B kinase subunit epsilon isoform X1, with protein sequence MQSTANYLWHTDDLLGQGATASVYKARNKKSGELVAVKVFNTTSYLRPREVQVREFEVLRKLNHQNIVKLFAVEETGGSRQKVLVMEYCSSGSLLSVLESPENAFGLPEDEFLVVLRCVVAGMNHLRENGIVHRDIKPGNIMRLVGEEGQSIYKLTDFGAARELDDDEKFVSVYGTEEYLHPDMYERAVLRKPQQKAFGVTVDLWSIGVTLYHAATGSLPFIPFGGPRRNKEIMHRITTEKPAGAIAGAQRRENGPLEWSYTLPITCQLSLGLQSQLVPILANILEVEQAKCWGFDQFFAETSDILQRVVVHVFSLSQAVLHHIYIHAHNTIAIFQEAVHKQTSVAPRHQEYLFEGHLCVLEPSVSAQHIAHTTASSPLTLFSTAIPKGLAFRDPALDIPKFVPKVDLQADYNTAKGVLGAGYQALRLARALLDGQELMLRGLHWVMEVLQATCRRTLEVARTSLLYLSSSLGTERFSSVAGTPEIQELKAAAELRSRLRTLAEVLSRCSQNITETQESLSSLSRELVKSRDQVHEDRSIQQIQCCLDKMNFIYKQFKKSRMRPGLGYNEEQIHKLDKVNFSHLAKRLLQVFQEECVQKYQASLVTHGKRMRVVHETRNHLRLVGCSVAACNTEAQGVQESLSKLLEELSHQLLQDRAKGAQASPPPIAPYPSPTRKDLLLHMQELCEGMKLLASDLLDNNRIIERLNTVPAPPDV encoded by the exons AAATCCGGAGAGCTGGTTGCTGTGAAGGTCTTCAACACCACCAGCTACCTGCGGCCCCGCGAGGTGCAGGTGAGGGAGTTTGAGGTCCTGCGGAAGCTGAACCACCAGAACATCGTCAAGCTCTTTGCGGTGGAGGAGACG GGGGGAAGCCGGCAGAAGGTACTGGTGATGGAGTACTGCTCCAGTGGGAGCCTGCTGAGCGTGCTGGAGAGCCCTGAGAACGCCTTTGGGCTGCCTGAGGATGAGTTCCTGGTGGTGCTGCGCTGTGTGG TGGCCGGCATGAACCACCTGCGGGAGAACGGCATCGTGCATCGCGACATCAAGCCCGGGAACATCATGCGCCTCGTGGGGGAGGAGGGGCAGAGCATCTACAAGCTGACAGACTTCGGGGCCGCCCGGGAGCTGGATGATGATGAGAAGTTCGTCTCGGTCTACGGGACTGAGGAGTACCTG CATCCCGACATGTATGAGCGGGCGGTGCTTCGAAAGCCCCAGCAAAAAGCGTTCGGGGTGACTGTGGATCTCTGGAGCATTGGAGTGACCTTGTACCATGCAGCCACTGGCAGCCTGCCCTTCATCCCCTTCGGTGGACCCCGGCGGAACAAGGAGATCAT GCACCGGATCACCACAGAGAAGCCGGCTGGGGCCATTGCAGGTGCCCAGAGGAGGGAGAACGGGCCCCTGGAGTGGAGCTACACCCTCCCCATCACCTGCCAGCTGTCACT ggggctgcAGAGCCAGCTGGtgcccatcctggccaacatcctGGAGGTGGAGCAGGCCAAGTGCTGGGGCTTCGACCAGTTCTTTGCGGAGACCAGTGACATCCTGCAGCGAGTTGTCGTCCATGTCTTCTCCCTGTCCCAGGCAGTCCTGCACCACATCTATATCCATGCCCACAACAC GATAGCCATTTTCCAGGAGGCCGTGCACAAGCAGACCAGTGTGGCCCCCCGGCACCAGGAGTACCTCTTTGAGGGTCACCTCTGTGTCCTCGAGCCCAGCGTCTCAGCACAGCACATCGCCCACACGACAGCAAGCAGCCCCCTGACCCTTTTCAGCACAGCCATCCCCAAGGGGCTGGCCTTCAGGGACC CTGCTCTGGACATCCCCAAGTTCGTCCCCAAAGTGGACCTGCAGGCGGATTACAACACGGCCAAG GGTGTGTTGGGCGCCGGCTACCAGGCCCTGCGGCTGGCGCGGGCCCTGCTGGATGGGCAGGAGCTAATGTTGCGGGGGCTGCACTGGGTCAT GGAGGTGCTCCAGGCCACATGCAGACGGACTCTAGAAGTGGCAAGGACATCCCTCCTCTACCTCAGCAGCAGCCTGGGAACCGAGAG GTTCAGCAGCGTGGCTGGAACACCTGAGATCCAGGAACTGAAGGCGGCCGCAGAACTGAGGTCCAGGCTGCGGACT CTAGCTGAGGTCCTCTCCAGATGCTCCCAAAATATCacggagacccaggagagcctgAGCAGCCTGAGCCGGGAGCTGGTGAAGAGCCGGGATCAGGTACATGAGGACAGAAG CATCCAGCAGATTCAGTGCTGCTTGGACAAGATGAACTTCATCTACAAACAGTTCAAGAAGTCTAGGATGAGGCCAG GGCTTGGCTACAACGAGGAGCAGATTCACAAGCTGGATAA GGTGAATTTCAGTCATTTAGCCAAAAGACTCCTGCAGGTGTTCCAGGAGGAGTGCGTGCAGAAGTATCAAGCGTCCTTAGTCACGCACGGCAAGAGGATGAG GGTGGTGCACGAGACCAGGAACCACCTGCGCCTGGTCGGCTGTTCTGTGGCTGCCTGTAACACAGAAGCCCAGGGGGTCCAGGAGAGTCTCAGCAAG CTCCTGGAAGAGCTATCTCACCAGCTCCTTCAGGACCGAGCAAAGGGGGCTCAGGCCTCGCCGCCTCCCATAGCTCCTTACCCCAGCCCTACACGAAAGGACCTGCTTCTCCA CATGCAAGAGCTCTGCGAGGGGATGAAGCTGCTGGCGTCTGACCTCCTGGACAACAACCGCATCATCGAACG GCTAAATACAGTCCCAGCACCTCCTGATGTCTGA